One part of the uncultured Bacteroides sp. genome encodes these proteins:
- a CDS encoding YhcH/YjgK/YiaL family protein, producing the protein MIISNLQNSKRIESLHPLFPKLFDYVKSHDLLSSELGRIEIDGDNLFINNVNPTCMARDKQVLELHHDYIDVHILLEGKETIGWKAAEDLKEETKPYSKEGDCALYSDTPTTYVDINPGEFVLVYPEDAHAPVIGEGKIRKLIAKVKI; encoded by the coding sequence ATGATAATATCTAATTTGCAGAACAGTAAAAGGATAGAATCGCTTCATCCTCTTTTTCCTAAACTCTTTGATTATGTAAAGTCACACGATTTATTAAGTTCAGAGTTAGGTCGTATTGAAATTGATGGTGATAACTTGTTTATCAACAATGTGAATCCAACTTGCATGGCACGTGATAAGCAGGTTCTGGAATTGCATCACGATTATATTGATGTGCATATCTTGCTCGAAGGAAAAGAAACTATAGGTTGGAAAGCAGCTGAAGATCTGAAAGAGGAAACTAAGCCTTATAGTAAAGAGGGTGATTGTGCTCTTTATTCAGATACACCAACCACTTATGTTGATATTAATCCGGGTGAATTTGTATTGGTATATCCTGAAGATGCTCACGCCCCGGTTATTGGAGAAGGTAAAATCAGAAAACTGATTGCAAAAGTAAAAATCTGA